From a single Sphingopyxis sp. DBS4 genomic region:
- a CDS encoding DUF4238 domain-containing protein has protein sequence MTAGRPKRHHYVPQFYLRRFACADDPNKVRVAEQHRDYLVTDRKSIDRIGYEDALHDYREDGATRSIEGDLNRVIETPFAASSTWTKVSDGALETLDDGDRVPIYGFARHLQRRNLETLRFIEAENERFRAGGLALDLDDEDADMHEWIAASAQGAHALFREGAMDTSLPPDAHAINVMVCHSPIALRTSTNPTLLISSPGRQSVFGSLFNDLRTWWLTLDRYWGAFIIAGGPPGFSNLPMPADAARVINRQYLVQHQNSLSVRYMIADDELLDEDLAWADYRFERQTTHGARWLKPKRQPRDHPSSSTPVLPPAGDGR, from the coding sequence ATGACTGCCGGTCGCCCCAAGCGACATCATTATGTGCCGCAATTCTATCTGCGGCGTTTTGCTTGTGCGGATGATCCCAACAAGGTTCGCGTTGCCGAACAGCACCGCGATTATTTGGTGACCGATCGTAAGTCGATCGACCGGATCGGCTATGAAGATGCGCTTCACGATTATCGGGAGGATGGCGCCACGCGATCCATCGAGGGCGATCTCAACCGGGTGATCGAAACGCCTTTTGCAGCCAGTTCGACCTGGACGAAGGTCAGCGACGGGGCTTTGGAGACGTTGGATGATGGCGATCGGGTGCCAATCTATGGCTTTGCGCGACATCTCCAGCGGAGAAACCTCGAGACGCTGCGGTTCATTGAGGCTGAGAATGAACGCTTCAGGGCGGGTGGGCTTGCGTTGGACCTCGACGATGAAGATGCCGACATGCACGAATGGATCGCGGCGTCAGCGCAAGGCGCGCACGCACTGTTCCGCGAGGGCGCGATGGACACCTCGTTGCCGCCCGATGCTCATGCCATCAATGTGATGGTCTGCCATTCGCCAATTGCGCTGCGGACTTCGACCAACCCGACATTGCTGATCTCGTCGCCGGGACGGCAATCGGTCTTCGGCTCCTTGTTCAACGATCTGCGGACGTGGTGGTTGACGCTGGACAGATATTGGGGCGCTTTCATCATTGCCGGCGGGCCGCCGGGTTTCAGCAATCTGCCGATGCCCGCGGACGCGGCGCGGGTGATCAACCGGCAATATCTGGTCCAGCACCAGAATAGTCTGTCGGTTCGCTATATGATCGCCGACGATGAGCTTCTCGACGAGGATCTCGCCTGGGCCGACTATCGGTTCGAACGGCAGACCACGCATGGCGCCCGCTGGCTCAAGCCAAAACGACAGCCTAGAGATCATCCTTCTTCATCGACGCCAGTACTACCTCCGGCTGGTGACGGGCGGTGA
- a CDS encoding type IV secretion system DNA-binding domain-containing protein: MREWTATMADKSSRPKHPRAWSSHGEANRNSGNFTRGSQLIGHQFSMWWRGARVPLFVWFGLLAAFLWLKLTLILDDYEFQMLGTKALAATWDFIGLDEMKRANVTLRDGSIYQTYMGYVPYIPDVQIAWAKLMNALFGSFIFATIGAGTFAWWFIPWARDRGESILADHHERGVEIVEYDVLKMMLERHNLNRVRERAKEAFPDLTLAQVEALPLAQRKEAGVILPYKIATLPFPYGFEQSHVMLTGTTGTGKTTLIRQVVAQAIERGDRCVLFDLTGHYMEAFYDPERDFVLNLNDARCESWSLFNDCHSRSEFVNAAAALIPADHGSDGGFWEKAARTLLVEMCDNLRKKGRGTNKHLCDELLKANLKKIYASLMGTVAEPLVSPDATKMAQSIRAVLNANAEAIRFLPDGGEQFSIKDWIKRDNGEASLLFITAQYAHLDMSRSLLTLWMNIAINTIMTLKHTRQLRTWFIFDELAALHQLPALERGLQTARSFGGAFLLGLHNFAGLRKTYGDDGAQNIISLANTNVILRVKERETAEECSRLIGFRKVRTMDESYSYGAHQTRDASTISPTTKEEALVIADDITSLPNLNAYIRFPEKFPSALVSFPYVGFPAVAEGSIEAEPPPDILPADDDDDTEAGEEGGGPDIAADRPEPGVEPETDREDRREISHLQDGREVRARDVLDVSRSAVDGRVATSGEVDKGNIASLAKRSIDDDQPRAGTPRNAATGTSGQQDALANKEQLRGPKDPIEEKGGELARREARMDFGETDQRRAGGAELGADGMARGSDDLDMDMD; this comes from the coding sequence ATGCGCGAATGGACCGCCACCATGGCAGATAAGTCCTCGCGCCCCAAACATCCGCGAGCCTGGTCGAGCCACGGCGAAGCCAATCGCAACTCCGGAAACTTCACCCGCGGCTCCCAGCTCATTGGGCACCAGTTCTCTATGTGGTGGCGCGGCGCGCGCGTTCCGCTGTTCGTCTGGTTCGGGCTGCTTGCCGCATTCCTGTGGCTGAAACTGACCCTCATCCTCGACGATTATGAGTTCCAGATGCTCGGGACGAAGGCGCTCGCTGCGACGTGGGATTTCATCGGGCTGGACGAAATGAAGCGGGCGAATGTCACGCTTCGGGACGGCAGTATTTATCAAACCTATATGGGCTACGTTCCCTATATTCCCGATGTCCAGATTGCATGGGCGAAGCTCATGAATGCTCTTTTTGGGAGCTTCATATTCGCGACGATCGGCGCCGGAACATTTGCGTGGTGGTTCATTCCATGGGCACGCGATCGCGGTGAATCAATCCTCGCCGATCACCACGAACGCGGCGTTGAGATTGTCGAGTACGACGTCCTCAAGATGATGCTCGAGCGTCACAATCTGAATCGGGTTCGGGAACGGGCGAAGGAAGCGTTTCCGGATCTAACGCTGGCGCAGGTCGAGGCACTTCCGCTTGCCCAGCGGAAAGAGGCCGGAGTGATTTTGCCCTACAAAATTGCCACCCTGCCGTTCCCTTACGGGTTCGAACAAAGTCATGTCATGCTCACTGGTACGACTGGTACGGGGAAGACAACGCTCATCCGGCAGGTCGTGGCCCAGGCGATCGAGCGGGGCGATCGGTGCGTCCTGTTCGACCTCACCGGGCACTATATGGAAGCCTTCTATGATCCCGAGCGCGACTTCGTTTTGAACCTCAACGATGCACGCTGCGAGTCCTGGTCATTGTTCAACGATTGCCATTCGCGCAGTGAGTTCGTGAACGCGGCGGCAGCGCTCATCCCGGCGGATCACGGTTCCGATGGCGGCTTCTGGGAGAAGGCGGCGCGCACGCTGCTCGTCGAGATGTGCGACAATTTGCGAAAGAAGGGGCGCGGCACCAACAAGCATCTTTGCGACGAACTGCTGAAGGCGAACCTCAAGAAAATTTACGCGAGTCTGATGGGCACGGTCGCCGAACCGCTGGTGTCGCCAGATGCTACAAAGATGGCGCAATCGATCCGAGCGGTCCTCAACGCCAACGCCGAAGCCATTCGGTTCCTGCCCGATGGCGGCGAGCAATTCTCGATCAAGGACTGGATCAAGCGCGACAATGGGGAAGCCTCCCTCCTCTTTATCACGGCGCAATATGCTCACCTCGATATGTCTCGCTCGCTGCTCACGCTGTGGATGAACATCGCGATCAATACGATCATGACGCTGAAGCATACGCGCCAACTTCGCACCTGGTTCATCTTTGATGAGCTGGCTGCGCTTCACCAGCTTCCCGCGCTCGAACGGGGATTGCAGACGGCCCGCAGCTTTGGCGGTGCCTTCTTGCTCGGGCTGCATAACTTTGCGGGTCTGCGCAAAACCTATGGCGATGATGGAGCGCAGAACATCATCAGCCTTGCGAACACGAATGTCATTCTTCGCGTCAAGGAGCGGGAGACGGCAGAAGAATGTTCGCGGCTTATCGGGTTCCGGAAGGTCCGCACGATGGACGAGTCCTATAGTTATGGCGCGCACCAAACCCGTGACGCTTCCACCATCTCGCCTACCACCAAGGAAGAGGCATTGGTGATCGCCGACGACATCACCAGCCTCCCCAATCTGAATGCCTATATTCGTTTTCCGGAGAAGTTCCCCTCCGCCCTGGTGTCATTCCCATATGTAGGTTTTCCGGCTGTTGCAGAGGGCTCCATCGAGGCTGAGCCTCCGCCGGATATTCTTCCCGCCGACGACGATGATGACACTGAGGCTGGGGAAGAAGGGGGTGGACCGGACATTGCGGCCGATCGACCAGAACCCGGCGTCGAGCCGGAAACAGATCGGGAAGATCGCCGCGAGATTTCGCACCTGCAGGATGGGCGAGAGGTCCGCGCGCGCGATGTTCTCGATGTAAGCCGTTCCGCAGTTGATGGACGGGTCGCGACGTCCGGTGAAGTGGATAAAGGCAACATCGCCTCCCTCGCGAAGCGCTCGATCGACGATGATCAGCCCAGGGCAGGTACTCCACGAAATGCCGCCACGGGAACCAGTGGTCAACAGGATGCCCTTGCCAACAAGGAACAGCTTCGCGGCCCGAAGGACCCCATAGAGGAAAAGGGCGGCGAGCTGGCGCGGCGTGAAGCCCGGATGGATTTCGGCGAGACCGATCAGCGCCGCGCCGGCGGCGCGGAGCTCGGCGCCGACGGCATGGCACGCGGCAGCGACGACCTCGACATGGACATGGATTGA
- a CDS encoding relaxase domain-containing protein: MIGFFHLDGLAQLRRRFEEHADAGRRIEWFGAGAQALRLSDGATGAALQAAIAPAIELQQRAISTSGTVAAISLIFSPPFDLAENLEVNRRDKLRSAHVSAARVALHYIEEWSAVRDDHGELTRPSGIVCALCMADRAFVLEMLILGWGIAADRQWGLLDGWSIVAQIGAAESMYASELGRRLAGQAVRLVWLGPSTARLKPMLWPENQSRPSIESMMQDLELRRGAR, encoded by the coding sequence ATGATCGGGTTCTTCCACCTCGACGGTCTCGCGCAGTTGCGGCGACGTTTTGAGGAGCATGCCGATGCAGGTCGGCGAATTGAGTGGTTTGGAGCCGGCGCCCAGGCACTTCGGTTGTCCGATGGCGCGACGGGCGCCGCACTTCAAGCGGCAATCGCGCCAGCAATCGAGCTTCAGCAGCGCGCCATTTCGACCAGCGGAACCGTCGCGGCCATCTCGCTGATCTTTTCCCCACCGTTCGATTTGGCAGAAAATCTCGAGGTTAATCGACGCGACAAACTCCGCTCCGCGCATGTTTCCGCGGCACGGGTTGCGTTGCATTATATTGAGGAGTGGTCAGCCGTTCGCGACGACCATGGCGAGCTAACTCGGCCGAGCGGCATTGTCTGTGCACTCTGCATGGCGGATCGCGCGTTTGTTCTCGAAATGCTCATCTTGGGGTGGGGGATCGCAGCCGATCGACAGTGGGGACTTCTCGACGGGTGGTCTATCGTCGCCCAGATCGGCGCTGCTGAGTCCATGTATGCGAGTGAGCTCGGACGTCGCCTAGCCGGCCAAGCTGTGCGCTTGGTCTGGCTGGGGCCTTCGACCGCACGCCTCAAACCCATGCTCTGGCCTGAAAACCAGTCGCGGCCGTCGATAGAAAGCATGATGCAGGATCTCGAACTCAGGCGAGGTGCGCGATGA
- the mobF gene encoding MobF family relaxase, with protein sequence MTVSIGRVHSPGKAADYFANDNYYTAEQSEAASVWMGEGSRDLGLSGTVEASVFEKILDGKLPDGTQVNNPETRDYGRDFTFSMPKSASLLALVSGDSRILAAHVQAVKETMAWAEKNLAEARVHVGGNDIAVRTGNLVYALFQHDTSRATDPQSHIHAVIANLTRLPERFRNPDRVDPKTGEVTSDHGWRAWHNGAMYRASATLSSMANAILREKLEGLGYKTELTGKHGAFEVLGPNGERINKEALDGFSKRGNDIKAKAEELGVHSPEGRRAITQRTRDAKLDAGDRTELAERWRAEARDYRYNGDQIYAMALAKSQERSSPIERGILAVSSAIRETRDRLVDYLKRPDDPLVDSGLAKLTRTPATARAQFATASAIRILNEREAVFSIADVVKTAIDLGEKGVTPERVERRIAELVEKGEIVPETSQRFDKAVDMVTTREAIEQERRILKAMDTGAGEARPLMSADIAKTRLQDLAAPRELNHEQLAAAIQIVSSPDRIVLVQGRAGAGKSTMLQPVAKAEAIDAAARVIGAEDTKAVLLTADMRGDAQALAFQNKMVADLRADTGMEARTVDSFIYSNEKFLTGDASPQALAARKAELAGTYLILDEASMISNERMDKLTAIANLMEVGRLAIIGDRKQLNPIDAGKSFSVMQARAIQDQLPVSEVNINMRQKTEDMRLVADLADAGNVRAAIAILSDRVIVSKDRITDAANAWLALPADDREKTTLLPSSRDGRAEANRIIQDGLKAEGTLKGDGRAFNVRETLQLTREEYRYARNWRDAQFLEVGGRDNSLGLPKGDYRIERVFENGRVELRDMRGRKHRVEPMKIDPNGKLNRLKLSNEKLIDVHEGERIRWTDSDKRDGRGMVNATIASIEKVRADGIVVKLCDGEIRELKNGDPMLKRMDLAYAINTHMAQGITNETVFSVMGARETSLSNARAFLVNHTRQQLDVRLFTDDKDKLVRQLESNRGDKTSALEAIGELNVEKILSGKDAQRDPGLDRDGGSTSHSSDLERKLDLGSKSDSGTGSKGDLADHKPADLAGASSPHDKGGAKADAKTPGQRDEPQLDRSKGLEL encoded by the coding sequence ATGACCGTTTCGATTGGTCGCGTCCATTCGCCCGGAAAGGCCGCGGACTATTTCGCCAACGACAATTATTACACTGCCGAGCAGTCCGAGGCCGCGTCGGTCTGGATGGGCGAGGGCTCTCGCGATCTCGGATTGTCAGGGACCGTAGAGGCATCCGTGTTCGAGAAAATTCTCGACGGCAAACTGCCTGACGGTACGCAGGTCAACAATCCAGAGACCCGCGACTATGGCCGGGACTTCACCTTTTCGATGCCGAAGTCTGCCTCGCTTCTCGCTCTTGTTTCGGGTGATAGTCGTATTCTCGCCGCGCACGTCCAGGCGGTGAAGGAAACGATGGCGTGGGCCGAAAAGAATCTTGCGGAAGCGCGCGTTCATGTCGGCGGGAACGATATTGCGGTTCGCACTGGCAACCTCGTCTACGCTCTCTTTCAACATGACACGAGCCGCGCGACGGATCCGCAAAGCCATATTCACGCGGTCATCGCCAATCTGACCCGGCTGCCCGAACGGTTTCGGAACCCCGATCGCGTCGATCCAAAGACCGGAGAGGTCACCAGCGACCATGGCTGGCGAGCCTGGCATAACGGGGCGATGTACCGGGCCAGCGCCACGCTTAGCTCGATGGCCAATGCGATCCTTCGCGAAAAGCTCGAGGGCTTGGGCTACAAGACTGAGCTAACCGGGAAACATGGCGCCTTCGAGGTTCTCGGGCCGAATGGCGAGCGCATCAACAAGGAGGCGCTCGACGGCTTCTCCAAGCGCGGAAACGACATCAAGGCGAAGGCCGAAGAACTTGGTGTTCATAGCCCGGAGGGTCGACGCGCTATCACCCAGCGCACCCGCGACGCCAAATTGGACGCCGGCGATCGAACCGAGCTCGCCGAGCGGTGGCGGGCGGAAGCACGAGACTATCGCTATAATGGCGATCAGATCTACGCGATGGCCCTCGCGAAGTCGCAGGAGCGATCGTCGCCGATCGAGCGGGGAATTCTCGCCGTCAGCTCCGCTATCCGGGAAACGCGCGATCGCCTCGTCGATTACCTGAAGCGACCCGACGATCCGCTGGTGGATTCGGGCCTTGCGAAGCTCACCCGGACGCCTGCGACGGCCCGGGCCCAATTCGCAACGGCTAGCGCCATTCGCATCCTCAATGAGCGGGAAGCCGTGTTCAGCATCGCGGATGTTGTCAAAACGGCCATCGATCTTGGCGAAAAGGGCGTGACGCCGGAGCGCGTGGAGCGGCGCATCGCCGAGCTGGTCGAAAAGGGCGAGATCGTTCCCGAGACCTCGCAGCGGTTCGACAAGGCGGTCGACATGGTGACGACCCGGGAGGCGATCGAACAGGAACGCCGAATATTGAAGGCGATGGACACCGGCGCCGGCGAAGCACGGCCACTGATGTCTGCAGACATCGCAAAGACCCGGCTGCAGGATCTTGCCGCGCCGCGCGAGCTCAACCATGAGCAACTCGCGGCCGCGATCCAGATCGTGTCGTCGCCAGATCGCATCGTGCTTGTCCAGGGGCGCGCCGGCGCCGGCAAATCAACGATGCTCCAGCCCGTCGCCAAGGCGGAGGCTATCGACGCGGCAGCACGGGTCATCGGCGCCGAGGATACGAAGGCCGTGCTGTTGACGGCCGACATGCGGGGGGATGCACAGGCTCTCGCTTTTCAGAACAAAATGGTAGCCGATCTTCGGGCTGACACCGGAATGGAGGCGCGAACCGTCGACAGCTTCATCTATTCCAACGAGAAATTCCTGACCGGCGATGCGTCTCCCCAGGCGCTCGCGGCGCGTAAGGCCGAGCTCGCCGGCACCTATCTGATCCTTGATGAAGCGTCGATGATCTCCAACGAACGGATGGACAAGCTCACCGCGATCGCAAATCTGATGGAGGTCGGCCGACTTGCGATCATAGGCGACCGCAAGCAGCTCAACCCGATCGACGCCGGCAAGAGCTTTTCGGTAATGCAGGCGCGCGCGATTCAGGACCAGCTCCCCGTGAGCGAGGTCAATATCAATATGCGGCAGAAGACCGAGGACATGCGTCTCGTTGCGGATCTTGCCGACGCCGGCAACGTGCGCGCCGCGATCGCGATATTGAGTGACCGCGTTATCGTGAGCAAGGATCGCATTACCGATGCGGCGAACGCCTGGCTCGCTTTGCCCGCCGACGATCGCGAGAAGACGACATTGCTCCCGTCGAGCCGCGACGGCCGCGCAGAGGCAAACCGGATTATCCAGGACGGATTGAAAGCCGAGGGCACGTTGAAGGGCGACGGGCGCGCTTTCAATGTCCGCGAGACGCTCCAGCTCACCCGGGAAGAGTATCGATACGCGCGAAATTGGCGCGATGCCCAGTTCCTCGAAGTCGGAGGCCGCGACAACAGCTTGGGGTTGCCGAAGGGAGATTACCGCATCGAGCGCGTTTTCGAGAACGGGCGCGTCGAGCTGCGCGACATGCGCGGCCGCAAACACCGTGTTGAGCCGATGAAGATCGACCCAAATGGCAAGCTCAACCGGCTGAAGCTGAGCAACGAGAAGCTCATCGACGTCCACGAAGGCGAGCGGATCCGCTGGACCGACAGCGACAAGCGCGACGGCCGCGGCATGGTCAACGCGACGATCGCGAGCATCGAAAAGGTCCGCGCTGACGGAATCGTGGTGAAATTGTGCGACGGGGAGATTCGGGAGCTTAAGAACGGCGACCCGATGCTGAAACGCATGGACCTCGCCTATGCGATCAATACCCATATGGCGCAGGGCATCACCAACGAGACGGTATTTTCGGTCATGGGCGCCCGCGAAACCAGCCTTTCCAATGCTCGAGCATTCCTCGTCAACCACACCCGCCAACAACTCGACGTCCGCTTGTTCACCGATGACAAGGACAAGCTCGTCCGGCAGCTCGAAAGCAACCGCGGCGACAAGACGTCCGCGCTCGAGGCTATCGGTGAACTGAACGTCGAGAAGATCCTTTCAGGCAAGGACGCGCAGCGCGATCCCGGATTAGATCGAGACGGCGGAAGCACGTCGCATTCCAGTGACCTTGAGCGAAAGCTGGATCTCGGGAGCAAGTCGGATTCCGGCACGGGTTCAAAGGGCGATCTTGCCGATCACAAACCTGCCGATTTGGCTGGCGCCAGCAGTCCCCACGATAAGGGTGGCGCCAAGGCGGACGCCAAGACGCCGGGCCAGCGCGACGAACCCCAGCTGGATCGTTCGAAAGGGCTTGAACTATGA